AGCTCCAATTAGCGCGCTGAAAAATCCTCTCATCATCATTCGCCTCCTAAACTTTCTCAATCTTAACTCTTGTGCTGCTGAAGTCGGGAATACCGCTGAACGTTTCAAGAAGCGGCAGGTTGTAGAACTCAGAATCAAGGTAGGTTAAAGCATTTACGGGAATTCCTACTTTTCTTCTTTCATCTGGAACTATCCAGCCATCCTCTCCAACTACCTTGTTACCCCCTAAAAGAACCTCCCTTCCGTTTTCAACAAAAAAGGCAGATGCACCGTGCTGCCAGTGCCCAAAGTGGTGGGAATAGGCTACAACTCCAGGTCTCACAAGTTCCGTAACTTTAACGGTGGTTATAAACCCCTTTCTATTTGAAGATGAAGTTACCCTTACCCTATCACCATCTCTGAGGTTGAGAGCAGCGGCGTCGGTGGGGTGGATTTTTAAGGAAAAGTCAGGCTCATAGACAAGTGCCTGTCTGTAACAGATAGTTCTTGATTGAGTGTGAAGGGCAGATTTGTAAGAGATAAGGTTAAATCGGAACTCGCTCTGAGGTTTATCAACACGATTACCACGGTAGTCTGTAGCCCTTACGTATTTAAGAGTTCCCCACAATTTCTTTCCCGTTAGAGAATCGGTTGAAGTCCCCAGCTTCTCGTTCCACACACATATCTCTTTAACCTTAGACTCAAAATTACCGTTCTCATCAAACAAAACCCTGTCAGATTTAAAAACGCCTCCTTTCAAAAGGACGGTGCATACTTTTCGCCATTCCTTTCCACTTAAAACGTCCTTGTGCTTGGCAACGGGATAATTCTTTTCCACTTCTTCTAACTCTTTTTCTGAAGCATCTTCTACGCCGGCATTAAAGGCAAGATTAGCTATACCTCTCAAGTAATAATCCTCGGCTTTTTTAAGAGGGTAGAACTTACCGTTCTTACCCGGAATGGCGTTATCACCGTATCCCGGCAGGTTCAAATAACGAGACACATCTATAATAAACGTTTCCATAGAGTAAGGATTCCCCTCTTTCGTCTTCCCCACTAACGGTTCAACTGCTGGCGTTCTTACGGCAGTGAAATAACCACCAGGTGCGTGCGGCGTCAAAAATCCGTAGTGTCCTTCAAGATAAGTAACATCAGGAACTATGTAATCTGCATAAATGTTCGTTTCATTTATTGTGGTATCAATAGAAATAAACAGAGGAACCTTATCTTGGTTTTTCAGTGTTTCAATAAAGCGCATCCCTCCCGGCATGCTGTAAATAAAATCCGAAAAATAAGCAATCAGAACTTTTATGGGGTAGGGATACTGCTGGTCTATCCCGGAAATAGCTGCCACAGAAAGTCCACCTTTGGTAAACGGAAACCACGGAAGTTTTGAAGGATAACCGTGTTTTTTAAACTCAGAAGTCTTCTCGTAAGCAAACTTCTCCCTTGAAATCTTAACGCCTTTAGGCTTCAGCTTCCCGTTAAAATCTTTAAGGTCGTAAAGTCCTCTCTGCCAGTTAGCAGCCCCTTTTCCTTTTCCTAAATACCCTCCCTTTCTGCAAACGTTACCCACTAATGCGTTAAGCATAGCTATGGCGTAACTTGCGTAAGTTCCACCAACATAGTTACCGCCTCCGTGATAGGCAAACGCCACTGAATAAGGTGCATACTCCCAGAACTCTTTTGCAACTTCCTTTATAACGCTTTCCGGTATTCCCGATTCATCTGCATAGAAAGAAAGTTGATACTCAAAAACGCTGTCCTTCATAAGCCTAAACGCAGTCTTAACCTTAAAACCGTTAACTTCACCTTCCCACTCAAGCTCTCCTTTTTCTGCAGATGCATAAGGAACAACTTTCCCCTTTACACTATCGTAAACAGCAGGCTTACCATTAATTCTCAGAAATTCACCTATTCTTTCTCCTTCAGCTATAACGAGATGCGTAGCGTTAGTGTAAACGTTCCTTCCATACTCTTTAGCAACTTTTAAAGAAGGAATAGAAAGAAATTCTCTATCAAACCAGCCATTCTCAAGCATTACTCTTATCATTCCCATAGCCAAAGCGCCGTCTTTAGTAGGCTTAATAGGAAGCCACCTGTGAGCGTGAGCAACTGCTTTAGGCGCTCTCGGGTCAACGATAACGACCTTAAGCTCTCCCGCATTCACCCGCCGTGCTATTATCCCACCAGACGTGTTTACACCCGGCTGCTGAGCTGAGTAAAGGTTTGAACCAAATATCAACATATATTTTGAGTTCCAGTAATCAGCTTTAAACTCCACTTCCTTACCGTCAGAAAAGGCGTAGTTGCCCATTCTAAAGCCGATACCGCATATATCCGTATGAGATATGTAATTTACAGTTCCAACCGAGTTGTAAAGCCACCTTTTTATAAAATGACTTCTCCCCGCCTGTGAACGACCGATAAACCATACCAATTGGTTTCTTACTGTTCCTAATTCAGGTGCGCTCTCATTTATAAGCTCGTCAGATAGAACGTCTTTTATCCCCGGATAGTATCGGTTATCACCAATCTCTTTAAACAGGTATCCTCCCTCACTTACCTCTTTTATCAACTGTTCCCAACTTATCGGTTTAAACTTCCCTTCGCCGCGTTTACCTATCCTTTTAAGCGGCTGAGTTATCCTGTAAGGGTTATATAGATAATCGTTATCCATCTGCGGCTTGGCACAGGTTGAAGCAGAATAGTTAAAACTCTTCCTAACAGGCGTTTCATAAGGAATTTCCCTTCCACAACGATTGTAAGGATGGTATGGATTACCATCTACTCTTCTGAGTTTACCCTTATCTACCGTTACTCTTAAACCGCATCTTGCATTGCAGGCAAGACAAACGGTATTAACAACTCTTCCACTATCTTTTTTTGTTTCTGGCATACCGTAAACGTTCTCTTTAACAGGAAGAGAAACGCTAACAGAATGGAAGAAAGAAAGCTTTCTACGAAGCTCAGGGGAAGATTCTAAAAGTTCCTTTAAAGCTCCTTCCGGTTTCAACAGGTTTCCAAATACTAAAGCACCAGACGGACAAACGGCAGCACACCTTGGAACGTCACCTTTTTTAATAACCCTTTCAGCGCACAGGTCACACTTTTTTGCCTTTCCGTTCACTAAAGTTATTGCACCGTAAGGACAAGCTATAGCACAATTACCGCAACCAACGCAGAGATTTTCATCTATTGATACAACACCACCTTTTTCCACCCTAATTGCACCGTAACTGCAGGCAGAAACGCAGAAGTGCTCCCTACAATGCTTGCAGGCATTTTCTCTGTTAAACTCAAGTCTCGGAAATGTATCTTTGATTTCCGCATCTCTGATGAAGAAGAGATTGACTTCAGGAGTTTCGTTCAATTCGTGTTCCAGCTGACAGGCAGCCATACAGGCTTTACAGCCTATACATCTATTTTTATCGTAAATCAAAACAGGATAAAACTTCTCAGTTTCTTTACCCTTAGCTATCTTAATTGGCGACAGAAGGAGAACGGAAAATCCAGCAACCTTCAAAAAATCCCGCCTTCTCAATTCAAACCTCCTTATTTTAGTATGACGCTTACATTCTACTTATCTATTTTCCAGATAGAAAAAATCAATTTTAAAACACTTCATTATAGAGGGCTTTTTTCGGTAAGATTTAAGAAATACAAATGAAGAGGTCAGCTATGGAGATAACTCACAAGCTCTGGAAATGCACTGTTTGTGGATACGTTTATAACGTTGACGAAGGAGATGAAGAAAATATGATTCCCCCCGGAACGCCCTTTGAAGCGCTGCCTGTTGACTGGGTATGTCCAATATGTGGAGCAACAAAGGATAAATTTGAGCCGGTTGACGAATGAAGATTTTAATAATTAGGTTCTCATCGTTAGGTGATGTAATACTTACTTCCTCTGTATTCTCACCTCTAAAAGAAGTCGGTATTGAGGTTGATTTACTTACGCTGAAACCGTGGGGAGAAATCTTTAAAAACGATAATAGGCTATCAAGAGTCATAGAAGTCGGAAAAGAAGAAGTTAAAACTCTTAAAGGTTTAAAAAGGTTAGCTGAAAAATTAAACAAAAATCAGTATGACTACATATTTGACCTTCACAACACCTTGAGAAGCAGAGCGCTATCTTTTTATCTAAAAGCCAAAGTTTTCCGATATAAAAAATCCTCCCTCCTGCGTCGCCTCATGCTCGTATTCAAACCTTTCAAATCAAAATGGTTATTCGTTCCTGAGCTTTACGCAAAACCCTTCAGAAAAATCGGTATAGAGATAAAAAATCCCCGCCCCTACATCCTCCTATCCCGGCAGGAAATATCAAAAATTTCCCATTTAATCCCTCCAAAACCCTTCATAGCCATTGCACCTGGAGCAAAGTGGGAAGGGAAAAGATATCCTGTAAAAAATTTCATAGAAATCAGCAAGCTCTTAAATAAAAAAGGATTCAACGTAGCCGTAATCGGCGGCAAAGAAGACTACCCGTTAGGTAAGGAAATCTCTGAAAACAGCACTGCTGTCAACTTGTGCGGAAAACTAACCTTAAGAGAAAGCCTCACCGTTATCTCACAGGCAAAAGGTGTAATATCAAACGATTCAGCCGTAGTTCACATGGCAAGAGCAGTCAAAACGCCTGTAGCAGTAATCTTCGGTCCCACCCACCCCGCTTTCGGATTCGCACCAGCTCCAGACGAAGGAATCGTAATAACGAAAAACCTTCCCTGTTCCCCCTGTTCCCTTCACGGCAAAACAAAGTGCAAAGAAAGAAAGTGCTTTGACATAAACCCCAAAAAAGTAGTAGAAAATTTCTTGAAAATTTCAGAATAATCAAGCGCAAAACTGCACCCAAAAATTCCAAAAGATTCCAAATGGGAAATTTTGAGGAAATCATTGGGAGAGAAGGGAAGACGTTGGTGCCCGGGGCGGGAATCGAACCCGCACGGGCTTGCGCCCAAGGGATTTTGAGTCCCTCGCGTCTGCCAGTTCCGCCACCCGGGCATTTGGTTAAACTATAATATAGTCTCTAAAAGCAAAACTACAAGAGAGGTAATTATGAACGTTAGAATCGGATTTATCGGCGGCGGAAATATGGCAGAAGCATTCATAAGCGGCTTCGTAAACGGCGAATTGATACTGCCAAGCAAAATCCACGTTTCCGACGTTAACAAAGAAAGGCTTGAATACCTTAAAAACACTTACGGAATTAACGTTCACGAAACAAACGTATCTGTCGTTCTAAACAGCGATATAGTCTTTCTATCAGTAAAGCCTCAAGTGATGAAAGCGGTTTTGGAAGAGATAAAGGAAGCCTTAACGCCAGCACAGGTAGTAGTTTCTATGGCAGCAGGTTATCCGATAAAGAAGATAGAGGAAACTTTAGGAGACGACAAAAAAATCGTCCGCATAATGCCAAACATACTGGTAAAGATAAGGAAAGGAGTAATCGCTCTAACTCACAACTACCGTTTGTTAGACGAGGAATTAAGCACTGTTAAAGAAATTCTTTCTGACTGCGGAGAAGTCGTTGAGGTTGAGGAAAAACTCTTTGACGCCGTTACTGCAATTTCAGGCAGCGGACCAGCGTTCATATTTCTAACCATAGAAGCGTTAGCCGACGGCGGCGTAAAGGCAGGACTACCAAGAGAAGCAGCTCTCAAGTTAGTAACGGCAACAATTGTAGGTTCTGCAGAAATGGTGAGAAACGGCGAACACCCTGAAGTTTTAAAGGATAAAGTCACATCACCTGCAGGAACAACAATAGCAGGACTGTCAGCTTTAGAAGAAAGAGGTACGCGTTACTCTTTCATAAAAGCGGTAGAGGAAGCATTCAAACGTTCAAAAGAGATATCTGAGTTGATAGAGAAGTTATAGATGCTAAAGAAACCGAAACCGGAAAAGCGCTTCTACAGAAAATGGGAAAAACGTAAAGGCTTTAAATCTTTTGAAATAGTCTCAGGCGAAAGTGATATATTCATTTCTGTTCCGGAAAAACACTACTCAGAAGAACTTAAAAAGACACTACTAAACAGACTTATAACTCTCAGAGAGCAGATACTCTCGTTTTCAAATAAACACAGAGAATTCCTCACCTCTCTTACCCCTGTAAAAATCCCCCCCCTCTCACCAGCCATAATCAACTACATGGCAAAAAGCGCGAAAGAGATAGGCGTAGGACCTATGGCAGGAGTGGCAGGTGCAATAAATTTTTACCTCTCAGAAACGCTGAAAGAGAGGGGAATTGACGAATTTTTCATAGAAAACGGCGGAGACACCTATTTCTCATCAAAATCGCCGGTAACGGTAGGAATAATTACAGGAAGTCCGAACATTGACGGCAAAATAGGCATTAAACTCGCGCCAGGAACCTGGAGCGTGTGCAGCTCTTCAAGCAAGATAGGTCATTCTTTAAGTCTTGGAAGAACACAGTTAGTCACGGTTGTAGCGAAAGACCCTGCTATTGCGGACTGCGCCGCAACGTTTTTGGCAAACAGCAAAAGCGTAGAGGAAGTTCAGGAACGCTTCAAAAAGATAAAAGATAAAATCACCGGCTTCCTGTCGTTCATAGACAACAAGTTCGCCTTCTACGGACTGGAACTAACTGCGGTTAAAACTCGTTAATCTCTACGCTCCCTTCTTCCAACCTCTTTTCTAACTTAATACCGCCTTTTTCTATCCTGTAAGTGTAGAATACGTTACCAACAGGCGTTCCCCTTGCTTTGACAACTCCTATAACCCTTTTTATAACGCCCTTTATAGGAACGTACTTTAACAGTATAAAAGCATCAGCCATATACGATATACCGTAATCTTCGTTTCCGCCGGGAACTAACTCTTTCGTGAAAACGGCAGTTATTCCGTTCTTTTTAAAGAAGTGAACGAGAGAGTAGATTAAGTCAACCAACCTAACCTTGTTAGGTATTCTGGATACAACGTCAAAGATGGAATCTATCGTAACGCGCCTGTAACCACCATTTTTGATAATTTCTATCATTTTAAAAGATAACAGGTCTGGGTCAACCTCTGTAGGAGTGATAAAAACTAAATCTATTAGCCCCTTATCTCTATACTTCTTCACAGGAAGACCTAAAGTTTCTCCGTTTGATTCAATACTGCCAGGCGGTTCCTGAAAAGATATATGTAATCCCTTTTCTCCTTTTTCTGCTCCGGAAATAAGAAAATGCAGACATAGAGTTGTTTTCCCAAGACCTGCATAACCCTTAACAACAGCCGTTGTGCCCCTTATCAACCCACCCGTCAGAAGCTTATCCACTCCATCAACACCAAAACTGCACCTATCCTGCGGATTTACTTCTACGTTGTAAGGTTCAACCTTTATCCTCGGGTAAACGGTAATGCCGTCAGAAGTAATAACCAAAGGATGGTTTCCGGCAAAAAAATCCCCACCCCTCAACTTATCCACTCTAAAATACTTCCTCTCATAGTTGTTAAATATTTTCTTCTCAAACGTAAATATCACATCGGCTATATAAACAACAGGCGTATCCTTACCGTTAACCCATTCACCAACTAAAACGGTGGATATCCCTCTCAAGCTGTTTTTGACCGAAAGGCTGTAGGTCAACTTCCTTACTTCTTCCCTTGAAAGCAAGGATTCAACAGCTTTGTAACTATCTATAAAAACAAAATCGGGGCTGAAACCCTCTATTAGCTCATCTATCTTGGCAGCTATATCTTCCGCCTTAGGAGAAAACAGAAAAT
This region of Desulfurobacterium pacificum genomic DNA includes:
- a CDS encoding glycosyltransferase family 9 protein — translated: MKILIIRFSSLGDVILTSSVFSPLKEVGIEVDLLTLKPWGEIFKNDNRLSRVIEVGKEEVKTLKGLKRLAEKLNKNQYDYIFDLHNTLRSRALSFYLKAKVFRYKKSSLLRRLMLVFKPFKSKWLFVPELYAKPFRKIGIEIKNPRPYILLSRQEISKISHLIPPKPFIAIAPGAKWEGKRYPVKNFIEISKLLNKKGFNVAVIGGKEDYPLGKEISENSTAVNLCGKLTLRESLTVISQAKGVISNDSAVVHMARAVKTPVAVIFGPTHPAFGFAPAPDEGIVITKNLPCSPCSLHGKTKCKERKCFDINPKKVVENFLKISE
- a CDS encoding molybdopterin-dependent oxidoreductase; this encodes MRRRDFLKVAGFSVLLLSPIKIAKGKETEKFYPVLIYDKNRCIGCKACMAACQLEHELNETPEVNLFFIRDAEIKDTFPRLEFNRENACKHCREHFCVSACSYGAIRVEKGGVVSIDENLCVGCGNCAIACPYGAITLVNGKAKKCDLCAERVIKKGDVPRCAAVCPSGALVFGNLLKPEGALKELLESSPELRRKLSFFHSVSVSLPVKENVYGMPETKKDSGRVVNTVCLACNARCGLRVTVDKGKLRRVDGNPYHPYNRCGREIPYETPVRKSFNYSASTCAKPQMDNDYLYNPYRITQPLKRIGKRGEGKFKPISWEQLIKEVSEGGYLFKEIGDNRYYPGIKDVLSDELINESAPELGTVRNQLVWFIGRSQAGRSHFIKRWLYNSVGTVNYISHTDICGIGFRMGNYAFSDGKEVEFKADYWNSKYMLIFGSNLYSAQQPGVNTSGGIIARRVNAGELKVVIVDPRAPKAVAHAHRWLPIKPTKDGALAMGMIRVMLENGWFDREFLSIPSLKVAKEYGRNVYTNATHLVIAEGERIGEFLRINGKPAVYDSVKGKVVPYASAEKGELEWEGEVNGFKVKTAFRLMKDSVFEYQLSFYADESGIPESVIKEVAKEFWEYAPYSVAFAYHGGGNYVGGTYASYAIAMLNALVGNVCRKGGYLGKGKGAANWQRGLYDLKDFNGKLKPKGVKISREKFAYEKTSEFKKHGYPSKLPWFPFTKGGLSVAAISGIDQQYPYPIKVLIAYFSDFIYSMPGGMRFIETLKNQDKVPLFISIDTTINETNIYADYIVPDVTYLEGHYGFLTPHAPGGYFTAVRTPAVEPLVGKTKEGNPYSMETFIIDVSRYLNLPGYGDNAIPGKNGKFYPLKKAEDYYLRGIANLAFNAGVEDASEKELEEVEKNYPVAKHKDVLSGKEWRKVCTVLLKGGVFKSDRVLFDENGNFESKVKEICVWNEKLGTSTDSLTGKKLWGTLKYVRATDYRGNRVDKPQSEFRFNLISYKSALHTQSRTICYRQALVYEPDFSLKIHPTDAAALNLRDGDRVRVTSSSNRKGFITTVKVTELVRPGVVAYSHHFGHWQHGASAFFVENGREVLLGGNKVVGEDGWIVPDERRKVGIPVNALTYLDSEFYNLPLLETFSGIPDFSSTRVKIEKV
- a CDS encoding rubredoxin, with the translated sequence MEITHKLWKCTVCGYVYNVDEGDEENMIPPGTPFEALPVDWVCPICGATKDKFEPVDE
- a CDS encoding RAD55 family ATPase, whose protein sequence is MEVGVPFIDGRILYTGISPGSVVVLRGEPGTGKTTFTFQWMCSLSRQGKKSLFISTLGEPAIKIFSDMSKFSFFSKELTENFAMASLEDFLFSPKAEDIAAKIDELIEGFSPDFVFIDSYKAVESLLSREEVRKLTYSLSVKNSLRGISTVLVGEWVNGKDTPVVYIADVIFTFEKKIFNNYERKYFRVDKLRGGDFFAGNHPLVITSDGITVYPRIKVEPYNVEVNPQDRCSFGVDGVDKLLTGGLIRGTTAVVKGYAGLGKTTLCLHFLISGAEKGEKGLHISFQEPPGSIESNGETLGLPVKKYRDKGLIDLVFITPTEVDPDLLSFKMIEIIKNGGYRRVTIDSIFDVVSRIPNKVRLVDLIYSLVHFFKKNGITAVFTKELVPGGNEDYGISYMADAFILLKYVPIKGVIKRVIGVVKARGTPVGNVFYTYRIEKGGIKLEKRLEEGSVEINEF
- the proC gene encoding pyrroline-5-carboxylate reductase, whose amino-acid sequence is MNVRIGFIGGGNMAEAFISGFVNGELILPSKIHVSDVNKERLEYLKNTYGINVHETNVSVVLNSDIVFLSVKPQVMKAVLEEIKEALTPAQVVVSMAAGYPIKKIEETLGDDKKIVRIMPNILVKIRKGVIALTHNYRLLDEELSTVKEILSDCGEVVEVEEKLFDAVTAISGSGPAFIFLTIEALADGGVKAGLPREAALKLVTATIVGSAEMVRNGEHPEVLKDKVTSPAGTTIAGLSALEERGTRYSFIKAVEEAFKRSKEISELIEKL
- a CDS encoding UPF0280 family protein; the protein is MLKKPKPEKRFYRKWEKRKGFKSFEIVSGESDIFISVPEKHYSEELKKTLLNRLITLREQILSFSNKHREFLTSLTPVKIPPLSPAIINYMAKSAKEIGVGPMAGVAGAINFYLSETLKERGIDEFFIENGGDTYFSSKSPVTVGIITGSPNIDGKIGIKLAPGTWSVCSSSSKIGHSLSLGRTQLVTVVAKDPAIADCAATFLANSKSVEEVQERFKKIKDKITGFLSFIDNKFAFYGLELTAVKTR